tgcaaaaaaaaaaaaagacagacacCTGACCAAGGCACTTCTAAATACAAAAATCATAACGAGTAGGTTTGAAGAGATGCCTCTATCTTCACAGAAGGAAGAAACtcactttgtaaaaaaaaaaaaaaaattagcatttgGAGAAAATAGAACTTTGTCAGTTTCCTATCAAACTTGTAGTTCAATTCCGTCGTTAAAAATAGGCGAACTTAGTTTTACAAGCTGGAGTTCATCCATcggagagggagaaaaaaaacaaaaccactgCTATTTCATGGCAGTAGTCATTGCCAATGCCAAACTAAATGCTCCATACATGTACAGCTAATGGCACATATGTATTACAgtttgtaaaaatacatttgattcaagatttcctttaaaaaaaaaaaaaattaattatatatcacAATGCCAAGCGATTCCTATGGTCATGCTCTTTCGAGGCAAttgtgtggggtgggggagcAAGCAGTATAACACTTATTGGACTCCAAGTAATATAGTTCAGCAAATAAGCTTCTTTACTTTTTCCATTACCGAACAAATATTGCACTTACATTTGAAGTCAGCTATCACAGTAAGGGGGagggtggggggaaaaaaatccctgaGACAACTTGGTTACAGAGATGCAAATACCCAAATAATATTGGTAGCTGTTGTGTATCTTCATAAGGTTAGCCATGAATACAAGGGTTAGACTGGAATTTAAGATTGAGAAATGTACACGTGCTAGTGACAGTTAATgttacacaaacaaaaaatatagtagGATGCCAAGACACATACATCTGGAcccattatttaaaaagaagttatctagttaaaagaaaaaaagtgcatcTGGTGCTTGTGGGTTCTAGTTTAGTATATACGGACAAGAACATTTAATCTTTCTGAACGTATGCCCCAAGTGATGCCTGCGCACAGTGCAAGGCAGTGAAAAATTACGAAACAAGTGTCTCTAGAAAGAGGTGTAGCAGCATTAGGAAGAAAAAGACTAGCAGCATAGTATGTGAACAAGAACTTTTCCAAGCTTCAGTCTACATAACCCAATAACAAGAAGGTGCTACTGCTAGACAGTTATTAGGACAGCATTTTCccttgtaagaaaaaaaaaaacaaatgcagttACACATCATGACCTAGCAAAGGTTCCCATTGTTCATCGTTTACAGTCAGTCCCTACAAGGACACAGTCATATAACCATTCCAAGTCTGTTATTTTGTGATTGGAACCACTTCCATTATTAAGCCTCAACCATCTGGACAAAGTTAGTAGTAGGGTCCTATTTTATCAAATCCGGAGTAGCTGGGCCATTCTGGAAAAATGCCATAAGAGCACCTAGGACTGCCAAAGTGATCAACAGAATGGTTGTATTCAGGTTCACAATAGCGGCTCTGAAAATCAGGGAGCCTTTTGAGGTCATGCCAAACTATTCTGTAATTTTGCCCTTTGTTACTGTCCCAATAAGTTTTTCCATCGCAGTCAAAGCAAACTGCAAACTCTATCTTTTCATGCGACTGAAGGTTTTCGGGTAGAGTGATATCAAAAGAGAAAGTGTCTCTATCAGATCCAGCATACGTGTCCTTGACATATTGACATTCGTAGTCGGTAAAGGTTTGCCACGAGTCAAAGGTCAttcttattttcacatttttatggaAAGCAAGGTTTTTGACCTTAACCGTACCCACAAGCGCTTTTTCCTTAAGCATACAGTTCTCTAGACAAACACAGTCTGCCTGTAAGCGGTTTCTGAAGTCCAAATAGTCAGCGGAAGGTTGTACAAAGTCCAGCACAAGACGTTCTTTCTCCACTGTTGTCAGGTTAACAATGTTATCAATCAGCTCTGTGATATTAAATGGAATTTCCAACTGGTCATCAAATTCAGAATAGACTTTTACCATGGTAAGCGCCAGACCTCTACTATCTGCAAAGGTAACACGTTTCTTCACTTTATTTTCCTGATTGTTGAGCTCATTAAGAAACATTTTCCTGTTTGGTTGGATGCACGGTCTCAAGGGCTTGTGGCTTTTCTGAGAGATCCTGCGTTCAACGCGATCTCGTCTCAGTGAAGGGGGCTGCAAGTAGAACTTCATGGCTATATCTACTGCCATAGTCTTGTGTGGGAAAAAATTCAGAacactgaaagaaaaaacaaatggcaTAGATCACCTTATAGCACTCCAAAAGTATtataacacaagaaaaaaaaaaaaacatagtatttgTTATGAGTTTCAACTTTAGATAGTCCGACATCCTTGTATTAACCTCTCCCACATCTACTTTTCACTTGCTTACTACCCTCTGAATAATAGTTTCTTAACAATACAGCTAAGCTTCAGACTCTCTAGTTTTAGCACATGAGCTCTTGCTCTaacatttatcctcctgaa
The DNA window shown above is from Spea bombifrons isolate aSpeBom1 chromosome 1, aSpeBom1.2.pri, whole genome shotgun sequence and carries:
- the PPP1R3B gene encoding protein phosphatase 1 regulatory subunit 3B translates to MPWISSQMSSTSVLNFFPHKTMAVDIAMKFYLQPPSLRRDRVERRISQKSHKPLRPCIQPNRKMFLNELNNQENKVKKRVTFADSRGLALTMVKVYSEFDDQLEIPFNITELIDNIVNLTTVEKERLVLDFVQPSADYLDFRNRLQADCVCLENCMLKEKALVGTVKVKNLAFHKNVKIRMTFDSWQTFTDYECQYVKDTYAGSDRDTFSFDITLPENLQSHEKIEFAVCFDCDGKTYWDSNKGQNYRIVWHDLKRLPDFQSRYCEPEYNHSVDHFGSPRCSYGIFPEWPSYSGFDKIGPYY